In Manis pentadactyla isolate mManPen7 chromosome 11, mManPen7.hap1, whole genome shotgun sequence, one DNA window encodes the following:
- the EXOC3L4 gene encoding exocyst complex component 3-like protein 4, with amino-acid sequence MSSSPAAKMPLPRTVTSAPELHRAKEPMEPPTAAQSTRRTSGGDEPGPRWEGLRSGLGTFRRAFHRSSQRASGQTPKDDPGLLRRGSHFLLRSLRRTLDSSAAADQPQAPAVLGVAQGLEAPSGVIGGADQKTCTWVGPEELEPGAGKSVADLITERRLLAAFQQLRHLETQLVAEKASGTFKQNPTAFARRAMDVCLHYDGLAAEISAIVRETLSPDGVDAATLAELADVVHAEEEAHQAPPTDGDFLTTPRHWRQHWEDAVRQSVQERVQQAGTGEALGAVKGASDLAQLLTKLGCLVRHDLQKVQLQVQPAYAASGFPAWEVYLHAFHGAVAQRLQELAYNACGSEQLYVLLDWAANVYSSPEFLGALDLGLPTEPLPPLLAPDLWAQLERDYTSFLETKIMNCFDCILQLEQSCWAAAEAPDILQGRYHTPLCIDVHTLVAQHVKAAGAVSAELKATTLQICARALRLFLPRFEKAFLESKAVNEPQLGANINACEELRTSLLSKFPGMLEELEKPLVAAASTFQKQLLQGLQRDVQPYFRVLCTKAWLTQDMLQPLMDEVVAFAQHLKHVAPPWAQETLQEAHRYVVREYLAQVLKRPKQFQGVDRITGSQKMNLDAQAICDTFQGLGSEATWLGQAIPCMADILGETDKDDIQRHLETLIRSYPDIRSDHVLAILALRRLGLRRKQLLLQRAQDLLSAATKAGGSQAPGGHVLFGEIQVSTSMDVLITRICCSCP; translated from the exons CTCTCCTGCTGCCAAGATGCCGCTGCCACGGACAGTGACCTCTGCACCAGAGCTGCACCGTGCCAAGGAGCCCATGGAGCCGCCGACCGCAGCACAGAGCACTCGGCGGACCAGCGGCGGGGATGAGCCAGGCCCCCGCTGGGAGGGCCTGAGGTCCGGCCTGGGCACATTCCGACGGGCCTTCCACCGGTCAAGCCAACGGGCCTCAGGCCAGACTCCCAAGGACGACCCCGGCTTGCTCCGGCGCGGATCCCACTTCCTGCTCCGGTCCCTACGGCGCACCCTGGACAGCAGCGCTGCTGCTGACCAGCCCCAGGCTCCTGCTGTGCTAGGGGTGGCCCAGGGCCTGGAGGCACCCTCGGGGGTCATAGGTGGTGCCGACCAGAAGACATGCACTTGGGTGGGGCCTGAGGAATTGGAACCTGGGGCAG GCAAATCTGTGGCTGACCTCATCACAGAGCGGCGACTGCTGGCAGCCTTCCAACAGTTGAGGCACCTGGAGACACAACTAGTGGCTGAGAAAGCCTCCGGCACCTTCAAGCAGAACCCCACAGCCTTTGCGCGCCGCGCTATGGATGTGTGCCTGCACTACGATGGTTTGGCTGCAGAGATCAGTGCCATCGTGCGCGAGACGCTGAGCCCGGACGGCGTGGATGCGGCCACACTGGCAGAGCTGGCAGATGTGGTGCACGCGGAGGAGGAGGCCCACCAGGCGCCCCCAACCGATGGCGACTTCTTGACCACGCCACGCCATTGGCGCCAGCACTGGGAGGATGCTGTGCGGCAGAGTGTGCAGGAGCGCGTGCAGCAGGCCGGCACCGGGGAGGCCCTGGGGGCAGTCAAGGGGGCATCGGACCTGGCCCAGCTTCTAACCAAGCTTGGCTGCTTGGTTCGCCACGACCTGCAGAAGGTGCAGCTGCAGGTGCAGCCCGCTTATGCGGCCTCTGGCTTCCCGGCGTGGGAGGTCTACCTGCATGCCTTTCACGGTGCAGTGGCCCAGCGCCTCCAGGAGCTTGCATACAACGCCTGTGGCAGTGAGCAGCTCTATGTCCTGCTGGACTGGGCCGCCAACGTCTACAGCAG CCCTGAGTTCCTGGGCGCACTGGACTTGGGTCTGCCCACAGAGCCGTTGCCCCCACTCCTAGCACCCGACTTGTGGGCGCAACTCGAGAGAGACTACACCAGCTTCCTAGAG ACCAAGATCATGAACTGCTTCGACTGCATCCTGCAGCTGGAGCAGAGTTGCTGGGCAGCCGCCGAGGCCCCGGACATTCTGCAGGGCCGCTACCACACGCCGCTGTGCATCGACGTCCACACG CTTGTGGCACAGCACGTGAAGGCGGCCGGGGCGGTCTCCGCAGAGCTGAAGGCCACCACCCTGCAGATCTGTGCGCGGGCGCTCCGCCTCTTCCTGCCCAG ATTTGAAAAGGCTTTTCTGGAGTCAAAGGCGGTGAACGAGCCGCAACTGGGCGCCAACATCAACGCCTGTGAGGAGCTCAG GACTAGTCTTCTGTCCAAGTTTCCGGGAATGTTAGAGGAACTGGAGAAGCCTCTGGTGGCTGCTGCTAGCACCTTCCAGAAGCAGCTGCTCCAGGGCTTACAGCGTGATGTGCAA CCATATTTCAGGGTCCTGTGCACCAAGGCCTGGCTGACCCAGGACATGCTGCAGCCCCTCATGGACGAGGTGGTAGCCTTTGCCCAGCACCTCAAGCACGTGGCCCCACCATGGGCACAG GAGACTCTGCAGGAGGCACACCGGTATGTGGTCCGTGAGTACCTGGCCCAGGTGCTGAAGCGGCCCAAGCAGTTTCAGGGTGTTGATCGCATCACTGGTTCCCAGAAGATGAACCTCGACGCCCAGGCCATTTGTGACACCTTCCAGGGCTTG GGCTCTGAGGCCACATGGCTGGGCCAAGCTATCCCGTGCATGGCTGACATACTGGGCGAGACTGACAAAGATGACATCCAGCGGCATCTGGAAACGCTCATCCGGAGCTACCCAGACATTAG